CGATGTCGGCCCGAAGACGATCGAGGCGGTCAATGCCTGGATCTCGCGCGCCTCGACGCTCGTCTGGAACGGTCCGCTCGGCGCCTTCGAGATCGCCCCCTTCGACACCGCGACGGTCTCCGCCGCAAAGCATGCAGCGGCCGAGACCAAGGCCGGCAAGCTCGTCTCCGTCGCCGGTGGCGGCGACACGGTCGCAGCCCTCAACCATGCCGGCGTCGCCGACGATTTCACCTATGTTTCGACCGCCGGCGGCGCGTTCCTCGAATGGATGGAAGGCAAGCCCCTGCCGGGCGTCGACATCCTGAAACAGCAGAAATAACAGGAAAGCCTTGCGCTCCGGCGCGGATCGCCTACATTTCCTGTATCGTCAACGTTCAGAAAGGAAGGTGATCCGATGTCTAATGAGATTTTGGCTTTGGCCGCGGGCATGGGAAAAGTGGTGACGAAAGCGAGGCAGCCCTCGCTCTGAACCCACCTTCCTTCGGGCCCATAGGCCCGGGTCCGTGCCGGACCAGACCTCATGGGGGCCACCTTCGGGTGGCCCTTTTGCGTTCGGGGACGGCGTAAACGCCGCACTCCTTCCGGCCAAGCCCTCACCTCCCCTCGACGTCAGACGAAGGAGAGGTCGGAGATCGGCGTAATTGAGGGACGGATGGTCTGCCGCGTGACGGTCGGCCTCCTCCAGGCCCTCAATTTAAGGCCGGATCAGCACCGTCAGCATCATCAGTCCGATCGCGAAAACCGCGATCTTCCAGAAATCCGTGCGCCGCCGCAGCCCCGGCAGACCGATGGGCCGGATGATGTGCAGCAGCATGGCGGCAAGAAGCAGGGCGGGAAGGATTTTCGACATGGCGGCCTTTCTCGCCCCTTCCTGTCACACCTCGGACACTTTTCCAAGCGATCAGCGCAAGGCCTGAAAATCGCACGGTTTCAAGCTTTGCATCTGGCATTCGCCGGCAGGTACGCTATTCCTTTCCCATTGGCGAAACTGCGAAGGTCTCATGCGTAAAAACCTCATTTCCGTCTTCGCGCTGCTGATGGGCACGCTGTTCCTCTTCCTCGGCAACGGCCTGCACGGCCTGCTCCTGCCGATGCGCGGCGCCTTCGAGGGATATGCGACGACGATGCTCGGCCTGCTCGGCACGTCCTGGGCGACGGGCTTCGTCCTCGGCTGCCTTCTGGCCCCGACGGTGGTCAAGCGCATCGGCCATGTGCGCGCCTTTTCCGGCTTCGCCTCGCTGATCGCCATCATCGCACTGCTGACGGGCATCCTGGTCGATCCGGTCTGGTGGATCGTGCTGCGCGCCGTCACAGGCTTTTCCATCGCCGGCACGTCGATGATCATCGAAAGCTGGCTGAACGAGCGCGCGACCAACGAGAGCCGCGGCCTGATCTTCTCGCTCTATATCGCCATCACCCTCATCGGCACCGTGGGCGGCCAGATGACCGTCGCACTCGGCGACGTCACGACGCCGATCCTCTTCATGTTCGCCGGCATCCTCTATTGCCTCGCCATGCTGCCGACGACGCTCTCGACGGCCGCCTCGCCGCAGCCGCTGAAACAGGTCAGGCTCGATATCCCCGCGCTCTACCGCACCTCGCCGATCGCCTGCGTCGGCATCGTGCTGATCGGCATCGCGAACGGCGCCTTCGGCACGCTCGGCGCGGTCTTCGGCGCCAATGCCGGCCTCACGCCGAGCACCATCGCCATCATGATGAGCGGTGCCATCTTCGCCGGCGCCGTCATGCAGCTGCCGGCCGGCCGCATCTCCGACAGGGTCGACCGCCGCATCGTCCTCGCGGTGCTGTCGGCCATCGCCGCCATCGCCGGGCTTTGCCTCTTCCTCTTCCAGCCGGCCTCCGTGCCCGCGCTGCTGCTGCTCACCGCGCTCTACGGCGCCATGGCCAACGCGCTGTACCCGATCGCCGTTTCGCACGCCAACGACTTCGCCAGCCCGGAGGACTTCGTGAAGGTCTCCGGCGGCCTGCTGCTGCTCTATGGCGTCGGCACGATCATCGGCCCGACGATCGGCGGCCCGATCATGTCGGCGGTCAGCCCCTATGCACTCTTCATGGTGACCTTCGTCGCGCATATCCTGATCACCGCCTACGCGATCTTCCGCAGCCGCCGCCGCGCCGCCGTGCCGGCGGAGATGCGCGATGCCTATACGACCATCAACCCCGGCACGCTGACCACGCCGGAAAGCCTTCAGCTTTCGCCGCGCGCCCTCGCCCAGCCGCAGGCCGCCGACGATCAACAGGAGGAGCGCCCCGCATGAGCCTGTTCGACGACGACCGCCCGGCCAGGAAGACCGCACACGAGATCGGCAGCGACCTGTCGCTGCTTTCGGTGGACGAGCTTTCCGCGCGCATAGACCTCCTGCGCGCGGAGATCGAACGCCTCGAATCGGAAAAGGCAAAGAAGGGCGCGAGCCGTTCGGCGGCGGAAGGCCTCTTCCGCTAGGCCTCGGGGAACAGCGCCGACAGAGGATAGGGCGGCGTCAGGCGCGGCAGCATGTCCCGCGTGAAATAGCGAAGGGACCTGGTTTCCGGGTCCGTCCAGGGTCCACACTTCTCGATCACCGCGCATCTGAACAGGATGACGACATATTCGACCTCGTCGCCGTTCGGATAGGTATGGCGGAAGTCCCGCCCGCCGAAGACCCCGAGGATTTCCACCGGAGCGACCTTGAGCCCGGTCTCCTCCAGCACCTCGCGCATTATCGCCTCCTGCGGCGTCTCGCCCGGCTCGATGGCGCCCGCGGGCAGGCTCCAGCCCTCTCCCGAAGCCTTCTCCTGCAGCAGCAGCCGGCCATCGCCATCCTGGATGACGGCCGCGACCGAGGGGACGAGAAGCAGCCGCCGGCCGACCAGGCCGCGAAGCTCCATCAGATAGGACGCCATCTTCACATTCCTCGAATCACGCCTGCCTGCGCGGGGGCCGCCGCGCCGGATTGCCGCAGCCTTGCCGAAAAGACACAGGGAAAGACCGAACGACAATAGAGTTAACCGGCCATTAAGCCTTACATGTTATTACTTGCACATCCGGTCCTTCCGGCTTCAGACATTTTCTCCCTCCGGGGTATCGGTCTGATTTTTCTCCCTGTTTTACCTTGAGAGCCGCTTTCCGCGGCTCTTTTTTTATTTGCCGCGCGCCGCGCGCGGCACCTGTCCCGAAAGAATTGTGGAGATTAACCCTTTCTTAAGAATACCCTTGCGCGAATTGGGTTATGGCATCATCTTCTAGCCATAGACCGGCCACTTGGAACACCTCGGGCCGACCTGCCGTTACCTGCAAGTGATGCGTTCAACAGGGAAGAAACCATGTCCGAAAGAGGATTGAATACCGTCAGCTTCGCTGGCCATGTTGCGTCGTCGGCGCAGTTCAAGTCCCTGTACGCCGAAGGCATGGGTCTGGTCGAGGAAACCGCGAGCTATCTCGACGGCGTCGGCCGGCAGGCATCGAAGGTTCTGCCGCGCATGGCCTCCGTGCTCTATGCGGCCGAATCCATGCGCCTCACCACCCGCCTGATGCAGATGGCCTCCTGGCTCCTGCTCCAGCGCGCCGTCAACAACGGCGAGATGAGCCGCGACCAGGTGCTTTCCGAAAAGAGCAAGGTGCGCCTCGACAGCTTCAACGTCGACAAGACCGCACCCGGCTGGAACGATCTGCCGGAAGCCTTCCGCGACCTCATCGAGCGCTCGCTGCGCCTGCAGAACCGCATCGCCCTGCTCGACCGCGAGATCTACCGCCCGCAGGACGTCCAGACCTTCCAGCCGGACAACCAGAACAGCGTCCAGGCCCAGCTCAACCTGCTGCAGACGGCGTTCGGGAATAACTGAGCGACTGGCGCACGCATCCATGCATGGACCCGGCTTCGGCCGGGTTTTTTGTTGCCTGCTGTTTGCAAGGGGCGCCCCTCATCCCCCTGCCGGGACCTTCTCCCCGCAAGCGGGGAGAAGGGGGTGCCGCACCGTTTTCCTCCAAGCCTCGGAATGCAGGAAAACGGTGCGCCCAGCGCTCCTCGCCCCGCTTGCGGGGAGAGGATGCCGGCAGGCAGGTGAGGGGCGGCCTCACCCGAAATGCAGGCAACAAAAAACCCGGCCGAAGCCGGGTTCTCGAAAATCCACTGCGGAAGGCAGATTAAAGGCCGAGGCCTTCGAAGCGCTTCTTGAACTTGGAGACGCGACCGCCGCGGTCCATGAGCTGCTGGTTGCCGCCCGTCCAGGCCGGATGGGACTTGGGGTCGATTTCGAGGTTCATCGTCGCGCCTTCCGAACCCCAGGTCGAGCGGGTTTCGTACTCGGTGCCGTCGGTCATCACGACCTTGATCGTGTGGTACTCGGGATGGATATCAGCCTTCATGACAACTTTCCTGCCTGTTCCGGGGGCCATTTGTCGCAACGGATTGCGGCAGCGGGGCCAAAGACGTAAATGAAGCCGCAGTCGGTCGGACCTACGGCTTCCCAATTCGATGGCGAGCCTATACATGAAGGCCGTCTGGATAACAAGAGCCGAAAGACAATTCGTGCCGCCAGGCACTGGAAACGGGGGTATGGTGTCCACAGACAGTCAGACAGTCGCGTCGGAGAAATCCGCACGCCGCAACATTCGTCCGCTTGGCAGGCTTGCCCCCTATATTCGCCGGTATCGCGGCCTCGTCACGGGCGCGCTGATCGCGCTCGTCCTTGCCGCCGTCACCACGCTGGCGCTGCCGGTCGCCGTGCGCCGCATGATCGATCACGGCTTCTCCAATGCCGACACCGGCTTCATCAACACCTACTTCACGATGCTCTTCGTGCTGGCAGGCCTGCTCGCGCTGGCGAGCGCCATGCGCTACTATTTCGTCATCACGCTCGGCGAGCGCATCGTGGCGGACCTGCGCCGCGACGTCTTCGCCCATGTGACGAAGCTCTCGCCCGCCTTCTTCGACGTCAACCAGTCGGGCGAGATCGTCTCGCGCCTGACGGCCGACACGACGCAGATCAAGTCCGCCGTCGGGGCCACCGCCTCGGTCGCGCTGCGCAACCTCATCCTTTGTCTCGGCGCCATCGCGATGATGGTCTATACGAGCCCGAAGCTCTCCAGCCTCGTCCTCGCCGCCATTCCCGTCATCGTCTTCCCGCTCGTCGCCTTCGGCCGCTCCGTGCGCCGCCGCTCGCGCGAGGCGCAGGATACGCTTGCTGCCGCCTCCGCCTATGCCGGCGAGGCCATCGGCGCGACGCGCACCCTGCAGGCCTTCAATGCGGAAGAGGCCGCCCGCGCCCGCTTCTTCGGCAATGTCGAAAGCGCCTATGAGGCCGCCCGCTCGGCCATCCGCGCCCGCTCGCTGCTGACGGGCTTCGCCATCGCCATGATCTTCGGCTCCGTCGTCGCCGTGCTCTGGTTCGGCGCCCGCGACGTGCTCTCCGGCACGCTGTCGGCCGGCACGCTCGGCCAGTTCCTGCTCTATGCGGTCTTCGCCGCCGGCAGCCTCGGCGCGCTCTCGGAGGTCTGGGGCGAGCTGTCGCAGGCCGCCGGCGCCGCCGAGCGCCTGACGGAACTGCTCGCCGAACAGCCGGCGATCACCGCGCCCGTCAATCCGGTCGCCCTGCCCGTCCCCGCCCGCGGCGAGCTGGCCTTCCGGGACGTCCACTTCTCCTATCCCGCCCGCCCCGGTTATCGCAGCATCAACGGCCTTTCCTTCGCCGTGAAGCCGGGCGAGACCGTCGCCGTCGTCGGCCCCTCGGGCGCCGGCAAGAGCACGATCCTCTCGCTCGTGCTGCGCTTCTACGATCCGGATTCCGGCAGCGTCCTTCTCGACGGCGTCGACCTGCGGACCGCCGATCCGGAAGAGCTGCGTCGGCGCATCGCGCTCGTGCCGCAGGACGTCACCATCTTCGCCGCGACGATCCGCGACAACATCGCCTTCGGCATGAGCGACGTCGGCGACGAGGCGATCCGCGCCGCCGCCCGCGCCGCGCAGGCCGAGGAATTCATCGAACGACTCGACAACGGCTACGACACGATGATCGGCGAACGCGGCGTGACGCTTTCGGGCGGCCAGCGCCAGCGCATCGCGATCGCCCGCGCCATCCTCAAGGACGCGCCGCTCCTGCTGCTCGACGAGGCGACCTCCGCCCTCGACGCCGAGAGCGAGACGCTCGTCCAGAAGGCGCTCGACAGCCAGATGGGCAAGCGCACGACCATCGTCATCGCGCACCGCCTCGCCACCGTGCTCAAGGCCGACCGTATCCTCGTCATGGAGGACGGCCACGTGGTTGAGGAAGGCACGCACCAGTCGCTCATCCGGCAGGATGGACTCTATGCCCGCCTCGCCCGCCTCCAGTTCGACCATGGCGGACAGGCATTCCTCGACGAGGAGCGCGCGGTCGGCTGACCGTGCGTTCCACCAGAGCCTTTCGACGCAATTCCGGACGCAAAACCGCTGCGCACTTTTGCTGGAATTTGCTTTATTTCTCGGTGAGTTTCAGTTCGATGCGGCGGTTGGTGGCGCGGGCGGCGGCATCGTCGCCTTCGGCGATCGGCTGGAATTCG
The Shinella zoogloeoides DNA segment above includes these coding regions:
- a CDS encoding MFS transporter; this encodes MRKNLISVFALLMGTLFLFLGNGLHGLLLPMRGAFEGYATTMLGLLGTSWATGFVLGCLLAPTVVKRIGHVRAFSGFASLIAIIALLTGILVDPVWWIVLRAVTGFSIAGTSMIIESWLNERATNESRGLIFSLYIAITLIGTVGGQMTVALGDVTTPILFMFAGILYCLAMLPTTLSTAASPQPLKQVRLDIPALYRTSPIACVGIVLIGIANGAFGTLGAVFGANAGLTPSTIAIMMSGAIFAGAVMQLPAGRISDRVDRRIVLAVLSAIAAIAGLCLFLFQPASVPALLLLTALYGAMANALYPIAVSHANDFASPEDFVKVSGGLLLLYGVGTIIGPTIGGPIMSAVSPYALFMVTFVAHILITAYAIFRSRRRAAVPAEMRDAYTTINPGTLTTPESLQLSPRALAQPQAADDQQEERPA
- a CDS encoding DUF1192 domain-containing protein, which produces MSLFDDDRPARKTAHEIGSDLSLLSVDELSARIDLLRAEIERLESEKAKKGASRSAAEGLFR
- a CDS encoding NUDIX domain-containing protein, with amino-acid sequence MASYLMELRGLVGRRLLLVPSVAAVIQDGDGRLLLQEKASGEGWSLPAGAIEPGETPQEAIMREVLEETGLKVAPVEILGVFGGRDFRHTYPNGDEVEYVVILFRCAVIEKCGPWTDPETRSLRYFTRDMLPRLTPPYPLSALFPEA
- a CDS encoding DUF1465 family protein; protein product: MSERGLNTVSFAGHVASSAQFKSLYAEGMGLVEETASYLDGVGRQASKVLPRMASVLYAAESMRLTTRLMQMASWLLLQRAVNNGEMSRDQVLSEKSKVRLDSFNVDKTAPGWNDLPEAFRDLIERSLRLQNRIALLDREIYRPQDVQTFQPDNQNSVQAQLNLLQTAFGNN
- the rpmE gene encoding 50S ribosomal protein L31, whose product is MKADIHPEYHTIKVVMTDGTEYETRSTWGSEGATMNLEIDPKSHPAWTGGNQQLMDRGGRVSKFKKRFEGLGL
- a CDS encoding ABC transporter transmembrane domain-containing protein, whose product is MVSTDSQTVASEKSARRNIRPLGRLAPYIRRYRGLVTGALIALVLAAVTTLALPVAVRRMIDHGFSNADTGFINTYFTMLFVLAGLLALASAMRYYFVITLGERIVADLRRDVFAHVTKLSPAFFDVNQSGEIVSRLTADTTQIKSAVGATASVALRNLILCLGAIAMMVYTSPKLSSLVLAAIPVIVFPLVAFGRSVRRRSREAQDTLAAASAYAGEAIGATRTLQAFNAEEAARARFFGNVESAYEAARSAIRARSLLTGFAIAMIFGSVVAVLWFGARDVLSGTLSAGTLGQFLLYAVFAAGSLGALSEVWGELSQAAGAAERLTELLAEQPAITAPVNPVALPVPARGELAFRDVHFSYPARPGYRSINGLSFAVKPGETVAVVGPSGAGKSTILSLVLRFYDPDSGSVLLDGVDLRTADPEELRRRIALVPQDVTIFAATIRDNIAFGMSDVGDEAIRAAARAAQAEEFIERLDNGYDTMIGERGVTLSGGQRQRIAIARAILKDAPLLLLDEATSALDAESETLVQKALDSQMGKRTTIVIAHRLATVLKADRILVMEDGHVVEEGTHQSLIRQDGLYARLARLQFDHGGQAFLDEERAVG